A genomic segment from Nocardiopsis sp. Huas11 encodes:
- a CDS encoding DUF3039 domain-containing protein, whose product MAMDVVNKVLPDSETKPEISHGDGDRERFAHYVQKDKITESAVTGDPVIALCGKVWVPNRDPKKFPVCPECKQAYEDMMK is encoded by the coding sequence ATGGCGATGGATGTCGTGAACAAGGTTCTGCCGGACAGTGAGACCAAACCGGAGATCTCGCACGGTGACGGAGACCGCGAGCGGTTCGCGCACTACGTGCAGAAGGACAAGATCACCGAGAGCGCCGTGACCGGCGACCCGGTGATCGCCCTGTGCGGCAAGGTGTGGGTGCCCAACCGCGACCCGAAGAAGTTCCCCGTGTGCCCGGAGTGCAAGCAGGCCTACGAGGACATGATGAAGTAG